ATGCGAGATCGTTCTCGTGTAACAACCCGAGATCCAGCTTCATCGTGCTGGTATTGATTTGATAAGGCCCGGGGACGAGCGGGAACGCGGGGCTGTACGCTCCGCGCGAGGTGATCTCATAACGCAGGCCGGGAAGTTTAATGGTCGCCGCGGAGTTTTTGAGGATCTCCACCCAATCCAAGCGCTTTTCTTCTCCGACAATCCCGCGCCGGTAAAGATTGACGAACCGCGGATATTGCTCTTTGATGATAAGCTCGTCCTCGTCCACGGACAGGTACTTGCGGCTTACGTCCAGAAACTTCTGGTTGTTGAGCCGATAGTCCTCCGCCATCTCGTCGCGAAAATAACCGCTGGCAATGATAAGCAAGGCGCTGATGATGAGCGCTACCACCAGCGCCGCGAGCGGCGCGCTCAACAGCGGCCATTCGATGTCAACCGTGCGCATGTTCCGCTCCGAAAACGACCCGCAACGAGAACGCTGCTTTCTCGGGTATGTTCACGTCCTTCGTATCACCGCGAATTTGGGCGCTCGAGCGGGTATCGAGCGGGAGGTTCACCGCCGTGACCGAATGGGCTTGGTACTTCAACCGCAGCACCTCGCCGAAGCGATTGATCTCATCTAAAGCGGCCCGGTAATTCCCATCGAAGGGATAGACATTGGCGGTGATCTCTGCGATTTCATAGTAACTGGGCGCTTGACCCGTGTTCGGAACGGGTGGCGTGTGCGAGGCGTCCGCGCCAGCGCCCGCTTGCGGGTCGGTGCTCACGGTCCATTGGATTTCTTCCAGCCGCAGGGTGGGGAAACCAGCGAGCGCCTGCCCGAGGGCCCCCATCCGGTTGAGCGGCGCCGCTTTGTGTTGAGTCAGCGTATCGACGATGTGCACGGCGGTCTTGATATCGGCGGGGCTGACCGCGGTGGGGGGCAGCCGTCCCTTTTCCCTATCGTAGCGGGCTTGATAGAACGTGGCTTTTTTTGCAGCATCCTGAGCCAGGTGCCTGACCGACACGCCTTCTATCAGGTTGAACCCGCTCCACAGAGCGCTGCCGAGCAAGGCGATGACGCTCGCCGCATACAGACCGGCGCGGGATTGGTGCAGCATATAGTAACGGCGTTCTTCATTCGAGGCGAAATGGTTCTTCGGTTGGGTGCGCAGCAAGAGGTGCGCGAAGATATGATCGCTAAACGGAGTGGTGAGCACTCCGTGGATCCCCAGACGCCTTGCGACATCGGCGACATCCAGCAAGTGATAACGTACCGTTTCCGTGTTGCGGCACGCTTGCTCCAACTGGTCCAACGATTCGCCATGGGCGAGGATATAGATATCGAGCGGCTGGGCTTTTAGGAGCTTCACGCTGGTGAGGTAGCGCTCGAACTTCCCCAGCTCCCCGAGGATATACGGGGCGAAGGGCACCGTGCCGAGCCTGGGCAGCTTGGCGAGCCGGCTCATCTTGAGTATCCGGTCGTTGAAAAAGGACTGCCGCAGCCCGCTCGACCCCTGCATGGTTACGAGCAGCACATCGTTGGAAGTGACCTTCATCTTGGCGAGAAGTGACGCGCTTAGAATCGGCAAGGAGTAAATGCCGGCCAACGCAATCTTGTTTTGGGTGCAAAGCCGGACCCAGGGGGTCACGATGTCCGGGTTGATAATGGCGGTGAACATCAGCTTGTCGTCGCGGCGGCCCTCCGCTTCGCGTCCTTGCATCATGACGTGGCAATATGGGGTGCCGCGGAAGAACCAGGTCTGCTTGCGCTCGATGACGGCTTGGCGGTCGGACCCGTAGAGATGAGGTATGTTTTCGTGACGGTATTCTTCTTCGACGACATCGACCATCAGATAGATGGGAACCTTCGGCGTCTCCCTCAGATAGCGTTCAAAATTGGCCAGGCCGACATCATCGACGTCGAACACGAAGGCGTCGGTAATACCTCCCTTTTCCCATTGATATACCGATACGCCATCGGAGGCGATGCAGAGGGCGCGCCGACGCGCGGAGCTAAAACTGGATCTTAGTGATGAGATCATAGATCGGGCCCAGTACCGATAAGGCTACCCAGCCTAAAAGCACTCCGAGCACCAGCGTCATCGCCGGCTGTATGATGGTCTGCAGGCGTTCGATCGACTCCCGTACGTCGCGCGTATAAAAATAGCTTACGTTTTGCAACGCGGTCTCGAGCCCCCCGGTATTCTCGCCCACCCGGAGCATCCGCACTACCAAGGCCGGAAACAAACCGGTGGCCGCAAAACTGTTGCTTAGGCCGGCGCCGTCGCTGATGTGACGGGCGGCGCTCCGAAGCGCCTCTTCGATGGCTTTGTTTCCGGCGATCTCCTCGGCCACTTTCAAACACTCCAGCACCGTGATTCCGGCAGCATACATGAGGGCAAAGTAACTGGCTATGCGCGTCAGTATAAGTTTCTTGATGATCTGCCCGAACAAGGGAATACGGAGCACGGCGGCATCGAAGGCGACATGAAACGCCGGACTGCGCTCAATCGCGATCAGGATACAACTGATTATAAGTACAGGTACCGAGACGAATACGTACCAAAACTCGACCACGGCATTGGAGGTAAAGATCAGCACCCGCGTGTGCAGCGGTAGCTCCTGTCCCATTGTCTGAACGAATTTTAGCAGTTCGGGGACTACCATAATCATCAAAAATACCAAAGCCCCCAGCGTGATCACGGCGACAAACGCCGGGTACATGAAAAGTCGCTTGGTATAGGCCGCTTGTTCGTCCTGCCACTTGAGATTTTCGATGACCTTCCGTAGGACATGGGTGAGCTGGCCCGTGGTCTCGCCGGCCTTGATGAGATTGACGAACACCGCGCTAAACACGTAAGGAAAATCCCGCATGGCTTCCGAGAGATTCTTGCCTCCTTGTATGGACTCGATCATGGCCGAGGTGATTTCCTGAAACCGGCGGTGATCGAGCGTATCGCGCAAATCCGTCAAGGCATCGAGCATCGGTACACCCGCCTCCAGGAGTTGTTCGAGGTGGAGACAGAACGTAATCAAGTCCTTGCGTTTGATACCCGCGCCCGCCGAAAAACGAGTGGCTTGAACCTCCTTGCAATTGACCAGCTCCAATCCGAGGCGGGCGAGGCGCACTTCCAGATCGATCGGGTTGAGCGCATCGAGCCGCCCTTTATTTACCCGGCCGTTGGTATCGACGGCTTTATATTGGTAGAGATCCATCGACTAAACGCGTTCGGTCAGGTCAACCACGCGCGACACCTCGTCCAGGCTCGTCGTACCATCGACGATGCGGGCGATCCCCGCCTCGGCCAGCGGCTTGAAGCCGCGGTCCATCGCGCACCGGGCGATGTCGCGCATGGTCGCTCCCCGGGCCACGAGATCATCCAAGTCCGCATCGAATTTCAGGACCTCCATGATGGCCGTTCGGCCCTTATACCCCTGCTGCTCGCAGTAGCCGCAACCGCTCGCGCGGTAGATTAGGGGCGTTGCTCCTTGCGATCCGATTAAGCGGCGCTCGACATCGGTGGGGGAGTATGGCTGCTTACATTTGGCGCAAAGTTTACGCACCAAGCGCTGCGCCATGATACCGATGATGTTGCCGGCCATGATATCGGGCCGGATCCCAAGGTCGAGGAGCCTCGGTACGGCCCCGATCGATGAATTTGTGTGCAAGGTCGAATACACCTGGTGGCCGGTCATGGCCGCGCGAAAGGTCATGGAGGCCGTATCCTCGTCGCGGATCTCCCCGACCAGAATAATGTCCGGGTCTTGCCGCAGCATCGACCGTACCCCGGTCGCGAAATCGAGCCGCACCGATTCGTTCACCGAGGTTTGGCGAATCAAAACCATGGGGTATTCCACCGGGTCCTCCAAGGTCATGATATTGGAGGATTCGGTATTGAGGTGATTCAGCAACGAATAGAGCGTTGTGGTTTTCCCGCTCCCGGTCGGTCCCGTGATGAGTATAATGCCTTCAGGGCGCGCCACCATCATACGCAGGACGTTCAACAGGTCCGGCCCCAGTCCGAGCTCCTCCAAGGGAACGAGGCCCTTCTGACGGTCGAGGACTCGCAACACGATGTTCTCGCCGTGGACCGTGGGCATCGAGGAGACCCGAAAATCGATGGGCCGGCCGGATAAGGTCAAGGAGATGCGGCCGTCCTGGGGGGCGCGCGTTTCCGCGATATCCAGGTCCGCCATCACCTTGAGGCGCACGGCGATAGCGGACCAATAGTTTTTGTGCAGACTCCTCACCTGGCGTAATACCCCGTCGATACGGTAACGGAAGCGTAAAAACCCTAGCTCGGGCTCGAAGTGGATGTCGGAAGCGCCGCGCTTGACCGCATCCGAGAGCAGCGCGTTGACCAAGCGCACGATCGGTTGACTGTAAGCCTCGCTTTCCGGGTCGAGGCTGTCGTAGTCGATTTCCCCGGTTTCGATCTCCTGTATGATGCCATCGACGGATAGCTCGAAACCATAGAATTGATCGATGGCCTTATCGACTTCGTTTTCGCCCGCCAATAGCGGGACGATGTCGACATCGCCGCCTAGCAGTGCATTCAATTGGTCCAGAGCGACGACATTAAAGGTGTCCGCCATCGCCACGGTCAAACGGTTCCGGGGGATATCGTAGGTGAGGGGAAGAACGCGGTAACGCCGGGCCATTTCCTTGGGAAGGAGCTTGATGGCTTCGCTTTCCACGACGACATTGGAGAGATCCGTGCTCTGCTGACCGAGCGCGCCGCCCACGACATCGCGGATGACGGCCTCGGTGGCGAAACCGAGACGGACTAGAATTTTGCCGAGGTGCTCCTTGCGCTTTTTCTGCTCCGTTAACGCAATCCTTACTTGATCCGCGCTGACAACCCCCTTAAGTACCAGCAGTTCCCCGATGTGGCGCGGCGGCTCCTTGGTGAGATTCACATTCAGTCACTGCTTGGCGGATGAGACAGGGTCCGTATTCTGGAGAGGACTTGGGAGGTATTGAAGTTAACCAATCGTCTGTCGGCCAGAACCAGCGCCTGGCGGTAATAACCGACGGCCGGCTTGGCCTGGCCCATCCGGTCCAGGCTGACCGCGAGATTGAATACGTAATCGGGATTCCGGGATTCGGCGCCAAAGGCTTTGAAGTAGGCTTCCTGGGCTTCGGCCCAGCGTCCCTGCCGGGCATAAAGGTTGCCCAGGCTGAAATGGATTTGTCCCGCCTGGGGGGTCTCGTCGAGCAAGAGCTTGAGCTTTGACTCGCTAAGCTCGCGGCCGGCCGCCCCTTGCAGGCCGGAAAGCGCGGCATGCGCCACGCTATCGCGCGGGTTGATCTGAAGTAGCCGTCCGTAATAGCGCTGGGCTTGCTCGGTTTGGCCATGACGCGCGGCGACCGCGGCCATTCCCAACAACGCATCGCGTTGTTCGGGTTGGCGGCTCAGCACGGTCCGATAGAGGTGTTCGGCGCGGCGGTAGTCGCCGCCCTGGTAGGCCCGATAGGCGCCGGTGATATCGGGATCGACCAGATCACTGCGGCGGCTCTTGGTGATCTTGATCGCACTCGGTTCGGCAACCATTCCCGCCACGCTGGCCGGTAAGCCCGCTCGTATTGGTGGTGGTTCAGGCTGCTGCTGCGGCGTCGTTGCGGAACGAGCCAGTGGTTCCTGTAAGCCTGCTTGGGCTTCTTCAGGCCGCGAATCTCGTTCCTGCGTCGGCTCGGCCAACCCGCCGATGGCCTCCTCGGTCGGAGTGGCTGAGATCGGGGGAGTAGGGTTGGCACTGTCGCTCACCCTGGCCGGGGTAGACACCGGCCCCGCGGGCGGAGCCTGCCGCTCAGGTCCGGACGCGCTCATTGCGGTTTGGGGCGGGTTAATGCCGCCAGCACCCGCGCTGCCTTGCTCGATCTCGCCCCAGAACCACAGCGCGCCTAATGACGCGCTCAGCACTAAAATCACCACAAGGCCTAGGCCGACCCTGCTCGTAATCGGCGTACGCTGGGTCGCTGTGAATACGGTATCCGCGGAAACCCGGGCGATCGTGTCACCCGTCCGGAACGAGCCGCTCGTAGATAAGCCCGGTTTCGGACGCGAACGGTCGAGACTCTGCGAGGAGTCAAAATAGTCCTTGAGCGACGCATTGATAGCCCGTTGCGACGGCAGAGTGGCTTCTTTGTCATAAGCGGGCGGGGGGACGTTTCCGGAGATGCTTGGCGATGATCCCGAAAGAGGCAAGCTACTATCTAGCGAAAGGTTCATTGGGTCGCCCGCTAAGGTTAAATCGGACGCCTCGCCTGCCGGTATCCGCTCATCCTGACTCGTGTCGCCGGCCGGCTCGGCACCTGCATCGGCAACGGGAAACTCGAGGCCTGGCTCATCGTGCGTGCCGGCTCCGGCTACCCCGCCAGCGGCCAGGTTCGCTTGTAAATCCTCCGCCGCCTTCTTTTTGTCTTGCTCGGCCTTTTTCAAGGCATCCATCAGTAGGCTCATATGCTAGCCCCTTGCTTCTTACCGGCCCACGGTAACGGTTCTTTCAACGACCGCAATATACGACCATTTCGCGTCAGGTTAAACGGCTTAATACAAGGTATTGGATTCGACACGCTCCTCGAGGTACGAGCGGTACCCCGCGAGATCCCCCTCGAGGCTCGGATTCCGAATCACCAACGGCCGCAGGAAGATCACCAGCTCGGACTTTTCGTAAGCGTTGGAGCGGCTCCGAAACAAGCTGTCTCCGAGCAGCGGGATGTCCGAAAGCAGCGGGATGCTGTTGGAATCCTGCTCCACCGAGTCCTGCATCAACCCGCCGAGCACGGCGATCTGGCCGTTGTTGATTTGCAGCACCGATTCCATCTCCCGCACTTGAATCACGGGAACCAAGTTCTGCAATGGCGTGTCGAGATCGCGGCTGAGCTCGGGATTGGGATCGGCCACCGTGTCGATTACCGTGGAAATGGTCGGCCGCACGTTGAGTGTCACCGCGTCGTTTTCATTGATCTGCGGCGTCACGGTCATGACCAGTCCGACCGGTACCGTCTTCGCCGTGGTGTCCACGACGGGGTCAGTCACGGCCGCCAAG
The Pseudomonadota bacterium DNA segment above includes these coding regions:
- the tadA gene encoding Flp pilus assembly complex ATPase component TadA, which encodes MNLTKEPPRHIGELLVLKGVVSADQVRIALTEQKKRKEHLGKILVRLGFATEAVIRDVVGGALGQQSTDLSNVVVESEAIKLLPKEMARRYRVLPLTYDIPRNRLTVAMADTFNVVALDQLNALLGGDVDIVPLLAGENEVDKAIDQFYGFELSVDGIIQEIETGEIDYDSLDPESEAYSQPIVRLVNALLSDAVKRGASDIHFEPELGFLRFRYRIDGVLRQVRSLHKNYWSAIAVRLKVMADLDIAETRAPQDGRISLTLSGRPIDFRVSSMPTVHGENIVLRVLDRQKGLVPLEELGLGPDLLNVLRMMVARPEGIILITGPTGSGKTTTLYSLLNHLNTESSNIMTLEDPVEYPMVLIRQTSVNESVRLDFATGVRSMLRQDPDIILVGEIRDEDTASMTFRAAMTGHQVYSTLHTNSSIGAVPRLLDLGIRPDIMAGNIIGIMAQRLVRKLCAKCKQPYSPTDVERRLIGSQGATPLIYRASGCGYCEQQGYKGRTAIMEVLKFDADLDDLVARGATMRDIARCAMDRGFKPLAEAGIARIVDGTTSLDEVSRVVDLTERV
- a CDS encoding type II secretion system F family protein yields the protein MDLYQYKAVDTNGRVNKGRLDALNPIDLEVRLARLGLELVNCKEVQATRFSAGAGIKRKDLITFCLHLEQLLEAGVPMLDALTDLRDTLDHRRFQEITSAMIESIQGGKNLSEAMRDFPYVFSAVFVNLIKAGETTGQLTHVLRKVIENLKWQDEQAAYTKRLFMYPAFVAVITLGALVFLMIMVVPELLKFVQTMGQELPLHTRVLIFTSNAVVEFWYVFVSVPVLIISCILIAIERSPAFHVAFDAAVLRIPLFGQIIKKLILTRIASYFALMYAAGITVLECLKVAEEIAGNKAIEEALRSAARHISDGAGLSNSFAATGLFPALVVRMLRVGENTGGLETALQNVSYFYTRDVRESIERLQTIIQPAMTLVLGVLLGWVALSVLGPIYDLITKIQF
- a CDS encoding tetratricopeptide repeat protein, coding for MSLLMDALKKAEQDKKKAAEDLQANLAAGGVAGAGTHDEPGLEFPVADAGAEPAGDTSQDERIPAGEASDLTLAGDPMNLSLDSSLPLSGSSPSISGNVPPPAYDKEATLPSQRAINASLKDYFDSSQSLDRSRPKPGLSTSGSFRTGDTIARVSADTVFTATQRTPITSRVGLGLVVILVLSASLGALWFWGEIEQGSAGAGGINPPQTAMSASGPERQAPPAGPVSTPARVSDSANPTPPISATPTEEAIGGLAEPTQERDSRPEEAQAGLQEPLARSATTPQQQPEPPPIRAGLPASVAGMVAEPSAIKITKSRRSDLVDPDITGAYRAYQGGDYRRAEHLYRTVLSRQPEQRDALLGMAAVAARHGQTEQAQRYYGRLLQINPRDSVAHAALSGLQGAAGRELSESKLKLLLDETPQAGQIHFSLGNLYARQGRWAEAQEAYFKAFGAESRNPDYVFNLAVSLDRMGQAKPAVGYYRQALVLADRRLVNFNTSQVLSRIRTLSHPPSSD